The following proteins come from a genomic window of bacterium:
- a CDS encoding 6,7-dimethyl-8-ribityllumazine synthase has translation MENSETRLSGQGLRVGIIVARFNHMITLRLLNGCRERLNELGATEMDEIWVPGAFEIPLAAQEAAVSGRYDALVAIGVVIRGGTPHFDYVCRAVTDGVREVGMSARIPIAFCVLTTDNVHQALERAVREGESGTNKGAEAADCVAEMCSLLGQIRKGN, from the coding sequence ATGGAAAACAGCGAAACTCGACTCTCGGGCCAGGGGCTTCGCGTCGGCATCATCGTCGCGCGCTTCAACCACATGATCACGCTCCGCCTGCTCAACGGGTGTCGCGAGCGGTTGAATGAACTCGGTGCGACCGAGATGGACGAAATCTGGGTGCCCGGGGCTTTTGAGATCCCGCTGGCCGCCCAGGAGGCCGCCGTGAGCGGGCGCTATGATGCCCTGGTCGCGATCGGAGTGGTGATTCGCGGCGGCACGCCGCATTTTGACTACGTGTGCCGCGCGGTGACTGACGGCGTCCGCGAGGTCGGCATGAGCGCGCGCATTCCGATTGCGTTCTGCGTGCTTACCACCGATAACGTCCATCAGGCGCTCGAACGCGCGGTGCGAGAGGGCGAGTCGGGCACGAACAAGGGCGCAGAGGCGGCCGACTGCGTGGCCGAGATGTGCAGCTTGCTAGGGCAAATCCGCAAGGGAAACTAG
- the nusB gene encoding transcription antitermination factor NusB: MGIHGERRMAREAALQVLYAADSTGGILPESVLSAYAEVEQEFSLPTRARERARELVSGVSQNLKQLDEAISLVSANWSLNRLATVERNLLRISAYELLHEPQTPVEVVLDEAVEVARRFGGDSSPSFVNGVLDELARRHRRREA, from the coding sequence GTGGGAATTCACGGTGAACGCAGAATGGCTCGCGAAGCGGCACTTCAGGTGCTGTACGCGGCCGATTCCACCGGCGGGATCCTGCCCGAATCCGTTCTGTCCGCCTACGCAGAGGTAGAGCAGGAATTCTCGCTACCCACGCGCGCTCGAGAACGCGCCCGTGAACTCGTGTCCGGCGTGTCGCAGAACTTGAAGCAGCTGGACGAGGCGATCTCGCTGGTGAGCGCAAACTGGAGCCTGAACCGGCTTGCGACCGTCGAGCGCAATCTCCTGCGCATTTCTGCGTATGAGCTCTTGCACGAACCCCAGACGCCTGTCGAAGTGGTTCTGGACGAGGCGGTCGAGGTTGCGCGCCGCTTTGGAGGCGATTCCTCGCCGTCCTTCGTCAATGGTGTGCTCGATGAACTCGCGCGACGCCACAGGCGCCGGGAAGCATGA
- a CDS encoding DUF4388 domain-containing protein — protein sequence MSLRGNLNALSLPELLQIVALAKKTGALEICSEQGVAWLGLEDGGIVRVARDGDVLDRESVLKSQNLTPESDQAQIESALWDSAVHAILEIFDWREGEFMFEPVGNAEMDWRGPEGLRLPAPVAPEFLALEGARLEDERHSPELKPEPFNAVPVDPGMDWSDLNEGPAGVLETPPVVPPVPVPSGKSAPGVIICVDPDLSLLERMKELLARDSNRVHIFQDGNDALTRLKQYIISGDFPVFVLSTAIEDPLDARRGLGWRRFVARLRSLAPSIRLVLLRDGEDGSDSGLEEVVKPDPRFATEVDVVDFLSSLGDVLGMNA from the coding sequence ATGAGCCTCCGCGGAAATCTCAATGCACTCAGCCTTCCGGAGCTGCTGCAGATCGTGGCGCTGGCGAAGAAGACCGGCGCGCTCGAGATCTGTTCGGAGCAGGGGGTGGCCTGGCTGGGTCTGGAAGACGGCGGAATCGTGCGCGTTGCGCGAGACGGCGATGTTCTGGATCGCGAGTCGGTGCTCAAATCCCAGAACCTGACACCTGAAAGCGATCAGGCGCAGATCGAATCTGCGCTCTGGGACTCCGCCGTTCACGCGATCCTAGAGATTTTCGACTGGCGCGAGGGAGAGTTCATGTTCGAACCCGTCGGGAATGCCGAGATGGACTGGCGAGGTCCCGAGGGCCTGCGACTACCCGCTCCTGTGGCACCCGAGTTCCTGGCGCTCGAGGGTGCGCGACTCGAAGACGAGCGCCACAGCCCGGAGCTGAAGCCCGAACCCTTCAATGCAGTCCCGGTTGATCCGGGCATGGACTGGTCGGATCTCAACGAGGGTCCCGCCGGGGTGCTCGAAACGCCCCCTGTTGTCCCGCCGGTCCCGGTGCCTTCGGGGAAATCCGCGCCAGGCGTGATCATCTGCGTCGATCCGGATCTCTCACTGCTCGAACGCATGAAGGAATTGCTCGCGCGTGACAGCAACCGCGTGCACATCTTCCAGGATGGCAATGACGCACTCACACGATTGAAGCAGTACATCATCAGCGGGGATTTTCCCGTCTTCGTTTTGAGTACTGCCATCGAGGATCCACTGGACGCCCGGCGCGGTCTGGGCTGGCGCCGTTTTGTGGCGCGCCTGCGCAGTCTTGCACCAAGCATACGCCTGGTGCTGCTGCGAGACGGTGAAGATGGGTCTGATTCCGGGCTCGAGGAAGTCGTGAAGCCCGATCCGCGCTTTGCGACAGAAGTCGACGTAGTCGACTTTCTCAGTTCTCTCGGGGACGTACTGGGTATGAATGCGTAA